From a single Candidatus Methylomirabilota bacterium genomic region:
- a CDS encoding acyl-CoA dehydrogenase, whose protein sequence is MDFEYSPVQEAFRKEFRAWLAANLPPDLCLDDAADDRVASDRETFERRRAWQKTMHAAGWVGITWPTEYGGRGAGLIERVIWEEEYAAARAPVLPGNMALNLVGPTIIHWGTDAQKRRHLPAILAADEIWCQGFSEPGAGSDLASLRTRAVDRGDHYVVNGQKVWTSGAHFAHWIILLVRTDPDAPKHRGISCLLVPMRSPGISVRPLVLMTGHHHFNEVFFTDVAVPTANLLGPPNQGWKVSTTTLMYERHSAGGRSHAAQIARLAALARRVTIDGKPAWDQPWIRQRLAQLAIDCEALKYTRLRSLTRQLRGEPPGPEGSILKLTGSELGVRIADVAGELLGMHVLVNEPSGAVPDAPRWFNRVLAARQYTISAGTSEIQRNIIGERVLGLPKD, encoded by the coding sequence CGGTCCAGGAAGCCTTCCGCAAGGAGTTCCGCGCGTGGCTCGCGGCGAACCTTCCTCCCGACCTCTGCCTGGACGACGCCGCGGACGACCGCGTGGCGTCGGATCGCGAGACCTTCGAGCGCCGCCGCGCCTGGCAGAAGACGATGCACGCCGCGGGCTGGGTCGGCATCACGTGGCCGACGGAGTACGGGGGCCGCGGCGCGGGGCTGATCGAGCGCGTGATCTGGGAGGAGGAGTACGCGGCGGCGCGGGCGCCGGTGTTGCCGGGGAACATGGCGCTGAACCTCGTGGGCCCGACGATCATCCACTGGGGCACCGACGCGCAGAAGCGCCGCCACCTCCCCGCGATCCTCGCCGCCGACGAGATTTGGTGCCAGGGCTTCTCCGAGCCGGGCGCGGGCTCCGACCTCGCGAGCCTCAGGACGCGCGCCGTGGATCGCGGCGACCACTACGTCGTCAACGGCCAGAAGGTGTGGACGTCGGGCGCGCACTTCGCCCACTGGATCATCCTGCTCGTCCGCACGGACCCCGACGCGCCGAAGCATCGGGGGATCAGCTGCCTGCTCGTTCCCATGCGGTCGCCGGGGATCAGCGTGCGGCCGCTCGTGCTCATGACCGGCCACCACCACTTCAACGAGGTCTTCTTCACCGACGTGGCCGTGCCGACGGCGAACCTGCTCGGTCCGCCGAACCAGGGCTGGAAGGTCTCGACGACAACGCTCATGTACGAGCGCCACTCCGCCGGCGGCCGGAGCCACGCGGCGCAGATCGCGCGCCTCGCGGCGCTCGCCCGGCGCGTGACGATCGACGGGAAGCCCGCGTGGGACCAGCCGTGGATCCGCCAGCGGCTCGCCCAGCTCGCGATCGACTGCGAGGCGCTCAAGTACACGCGGCTCAGGAGCCTCACACGCCAGCTCCGCGGCGAGCCGCCCGGGCCCGAGGGCTCGATCCTCAAGCTCACCGGCTCCGAGCTCGGCGTGCGGATCGCCGACGTCGCCGGCGAGCTGCTCGGCATGCACGTGCTCGTGAACGAGCCCTCGGGCGCCGTGCCGGACGCCCCGCGCTGGTTCAACCGCGTCCTCGCCGCGCGGCAGTACACCATCTCGGCGGGAACGAGCGAGATTCAGCGGAACATCATCGGCGAGCGCGTCCTCGGCCTGCCCAAGGACTGA